From a region of the Rhipicephalus microplus isolate Deutch F79 chromosome X, USDA_Rmic, whole genome shotgun sequence genome:
- the LOC142775025 gene encoding uncharacterized protein LOC142775025, translated as MMTSRFPAEALHPSSASVEKLRSFQEYLSSWEDHTKGQKGFLSQSTAAGLRVTVSSVLSLLQYLTEKLGYRYLMTSRVSQDPVEHVFGIVRQSSGCNTHPTPQQFISTINCLSFNNLAHSASKGNCEPAVLHALLPANSGAENVPSGKQRLMDKFINSDNVAAVQSSLLQSAPDHASCIISASDNRLTFYIAGYVARKCLLKSGCEECRKLLLMQKESAESLKHLAQLTHMKDRGGLLYPSSLLFKFVHDLEKAFTTCFSLLELHADSILDILSEVKAKQKNGLGCRDHSEGIAAEVIVFYITTRLHFLTKSVNQNSAKKRESAKHLKLSRC; from the coding sequence ATGATGACTTCACGATTTCCAGCTGAAGCGCTGCACCCAAGTTCAGCAAGTGTTGAGAAGCTGCGATCGTTTCAGGAGTATCTTTCATCATGGGAAGACCACACGAAGGGGCAGAAAGGATTCCTGAGCCAGTCAACAGCAGCTGGGCTGCGAGTCACAGTGTCAAGTGTGCTTTCTTTGCTTCAGTATCTCACTGAGAAACTAGGCTACAGGTACCTAATGACATCTAGAGTAAGCCAAGATCCTGTTGAGCATGTTTTTGGCATTGTCAGGCAGTCGTCTGGATGTAACACGCACCCAACACCACAGCAGTTTATTAGCACTATCAACTGCTTGAGCTTCAACAATCTTGCTCACTCAGCTTCAAAGGGAAACTGTGAGCCTGCAGTGCTGCATGCCCTTCTACCCGCAAATTCAGGTGCTGAAAATGTTCCATCTGGTAAACAGCGCTTAATGGACAAGTTTATAAACAGTGACAATGTAGCTGCCGTGCAGAGCTCGCTCCTACAGAGTGCGCCAGACCATGCGTCATGCATTATATCTGCCAGTGACAACCGGCTAACATTTTATATAGCAGGATATGTAGCTAGAAAATGCCTACTGAAGTCTGGCTGCGAAGAGTGCCGTAAACTTCTTCTAATGCAAAAGGAGTCTGCTGAAAGTCTCAAACACCTTGCGCAATTGACACACATGAAAGACAGAGGTGGCCTGCTTTATCCGTCTAGCCTGTTGTTTAAGTTTGTTCATGATTTAGAAAAAGCCTTCACAACGTGTTTCAGTTTGCTGGAGCTGCACGCTGATAGCATACTCGACATTTTAAGCGAAGTTAAGGCAAAGCAAAAAAATGGGCTTGGTTGTCGTGACCATTCTGAAGGCATTGCAGCTGAGGTCATCGTTTTTTACATCACTACTCGTCTGCATTTCCTAACTAAAAGCGTGAACCAGAATAGTGCTAAAAAACGAGAATCAGCCAAGCACCTAAAGCTCAGTAGATGTTAA
- the LOC142775026 gene encoding uncharacterized protein LOC142775026: protein MAGVPPRPEQTTLQIVVQGVQKEVKALHNPDGSFMTDANGYVYEASDGKRVTLRFMAGNRENDPPPAQPPTPSPACDGDVDSDGALAAFPAAAASAEDVEELWSARKTRFFIAKYSEMKDLVGKTRALRYVILCPKLFAAFYYSVSL, encoded by the exons atggcgggcgtccccccaaggccagagcagacgacgttgcaaatagttgttcagggcgttcaaaaggaagttaaggcacttcacaatcccgacgggtcatttatgacggacgccaacggttacgtctatgaggcatcag acggcaagcgcgttacgttgcggttcatggcagggaatcgtgaaaatgacccccctccggcacaaccgccgacgccttctcctgcctgcgacggcgacgttgacagcgatggggctttagccgcatttccagcagcagccgcgtcggctgaagatgtggaagagctttggagcgcccgaaaaacaaggttcttcatcgccaaatactcggaaatgaaggacttggtgggaaaaaccagggcacttcggtatgtcatcctatgtccaaaattatttgcagctttttattattccgtttcactctag